One Vitis riparia cultivar Riparia Gloire de Montpellier isolate 1030 chromosome 4, EGFV_Vit.rip_1.0, whole genome shotgun sequence genomic window carries:
- the LOC117912061 gene encoding pentatricopeptide repeat-containing protein At5g66520-like: protein MLASVGSKYLKSSRRVLSLLDQCVTMAHIKQIQSHLTVSGTLFDPFAAGRIISFCAVSAQGDISHAYLLFLSLPRRTSFIWNTMLRAFTDKKEPATVLSLYKYMLSTGFLPNNYTFSFLLQACAQLSDLSFGILLHAQAVRLGWEAYDFVQNGLLHLYASCNCMDSARRLFDGSVHRDVVTWTAVINGYAKSGQVVVARQLFDEMPEKNAVSWSAMITGYAQIGLFREALELFNDMQIAGFRPNHGAIVGALTACAFLGALDQGRWIHAYVDRNRMVLDRILGTALIDMYAKCGCVETACRVFDEMLDRDVFAFTSLISGLANHGHSATAIEMFTRMQNEGVCPNEVTFICLLSACSRVGLVEEGLRIFKSMTNIYGIEPVVQHYGCLVDLLGRAGMLEDAKRVVREMPLEPDSYVLGALLNACRVHGDVELGKETVECLAERSLDHGGVHVLLSNMYASANQWEDVAKVRKGMEEKKVKKVPGCSLIEVDGAVFEFVAGDMSHVFMDEIVLLLLGIDKHLKSLWSEDDDNDDMKFE from the coding sequence ATGTTGGCTTCTGTTGGCTccaaatatttgaaatcaagtcGCAGAGTTCTCTCCCTCTTAGACCAATGCGTAACCATGGCTCACATCAAACAGATTCAGTCCCATCTCACCGTTTCCGGCACCCTCTTCGACCCCTTCGCAGCCGGCAGAATCATCTCATTCTGCGCCGTCTCCGCCCAAGGCGACATCTCTCACGCCTacctcctctttctctctctccctcgaCGCACCTCCTTCATTTGGAACACCATGCTACGAGCTTTCACCGACAAAAAGGAACCCGCCACTGTGCTCTCTCTTTACAAATACATGCTTAGTACTGGCTTCTTACCCAATAACTacactttctcttttcttcttcaagcCTGTGCTCAGCTCTCTGACCTCTCTTTCGGGATCCTACTCCACGCTCAGGCGGTCAGATTGGGTTGGGAAGCCTATGATTTCGTGCAAAACGGATTGCTCCATTTGTACGCGTCTTGTAATTGCATGGACTCGGCTCGAAGGTTGTTTGATGGGAGTGTGCACCGAGACGTTGTTACGTGGACTGCTGTGATAAATGGGTATGCCAAGTCTGGGCAGGTCGTGGTGGCGAGGCAactgtttgatgaaatgcctgAGAAGAATGCGGTTTCTTGGAGTGCGATGATCACTGGGTATGCGCAAATTGGGTTGTTTAGGGAGGCTTTAGAGCTTTTCAATGATATGCAGATTGCTGGATTTCGGCCTAATCATGGGGCAATAGTGGGTGCACTCACTGCTTGTGCTTTTCTTGGGGCATTGGATCAGGGAAGGTGGATTCATGCATATGTGGATAGAAACCGTATGGTATTGGATAGAATATTGGGGACAGCGCTTATAGACATGTATGCAAAGTGCGGCTGTGTAGAAACAGCTTGTCGtgtgtttgatgaaatgctAGATCGGGACGTCTTTGCTTTTACTTCTTTAATTTCAGGCTTAGCCAATCATGGTCACAGTGCCACAGCTATTGAGATGTTTACAAGAATGCAGAATGAAGGGGTTTGTCCAAATGAAGTTACTTTTATATGTCTCTTAAGTGCTTGTAGTCGAGTTGGATTGGTGGAAGAAGGATTGAGAATCTTCAAAAGTATGACAAATATTTATGGAATTGAACCAGTCGTCCAGCACTATGGCTGTTTGGTAGATCTTTTGGGCAGAGCTGGGATGCTAGAGGATGCTAAGAGGGTGGTCAGGGAGATGCCCCTGGAGCCAGATTCTTATGTATTGGGTGCATTACTCAATGCTTGTAGGGTTCATGGCGACGTTGAGTTAGGTAAAGAAACAGTTGAGTGCTTGGCGGAGCGGAGTCTTGACCATGGAGGTGTTCATGTCCTTCTTTCAAATATGTATGCCTCAGCTAACCAATGGGAGGATGTAGCTAAGGTAAGGAAgggaatggaagaaaaaaaggtgaaaaaggTTCCAGGGTGTAGCTTGATTGAAGTGGATGGTGCGGTTTTCGAATTTGTTGCTGGAGATATGTCTCATGTTTTTATGGATGAGATTGTGTTGTTGCTTCTTGGTATTGACAAGCACTTGAAATCACTTTGGTCTGAAGATGATGACAATGATGACATGAAATTTGAGTAA